In Sphingobium amiense, a genomic segment contains:
- a CDS encoding OPT family oligopeptide transporter encodes MAELTLRGVILGGLITLVFTAANVYLGLKIGLTFATSIPAAVISMAVLRLFSTGTILENNIVQTIASAAGTLSAIIFVLPGLVIIGWWHGFPYWLSACTIALGGILGVMYSVPLRRALVTGSDLPYPEGVAAAEVLKVGAGSREGLEENRRGLAAIVASAVSAAAFSIVAKTRLIAEEAATFFKFGAGATSVSTSFSMALIGVGHLVGLSVGVAMFIGLLISWVGLVPYLTAPLPAGADLAEIVGTTFRMKARFIGAGTIGIAAIWTLLKILGPIVSGIRSALVANATRRAGNAASLDITERDLPIGIVGGTILLTLVPIGVLLWVFAQGGPIAANPVPVIGLTLAYVLVAGIVIASVCGYMAGLIGASNSPISGVGILAVLGASLMLAALYGSGGDPTQTQALIAYALFTTAIVFGIATISNDNLQDLKTGQLVGATPWKQQIALVLGVIFGSLVIPPVLDLLNSAFGFAGASGAGANALPAPQAALISALAKGVLGGDLDWGLIGIGAGIGVVVIAIDEMLGRAGKLRLPPLAVGMGIYLPMALTLLIPVGALIGHLYNRWALRQSNPEFAERMGVLMATGFIVGESLFGVAFAGIVAGTDSDTPLALVGENHWAVPLAILIFGGVIAALYARLRHWAASPLS; translated from the coding sequence ATGGCGGAATTGACGCTGCGCGGCGTCATTCTGGGCGGGCTTATCACACTCGTCTTCACGGCCGCCAATGTCTATCTAGGCCTCAAGATTGGGCTGACGTTCGCGACCTCTATCCCCGCCGCCGTCATTTCGATGGCAGTGCTGCGGCTGTTTTCCACCGGCACGATTCTGGAAAACAACATTGTCCAGACGATCGCTTCGGCCGCGGGCACGCTGTCCGCGATCATCTTCGTGCTTCCGGGCCTCGTCATCATCGGCTGGTGGCATGGCTTCCCCTACTGGCTGTCGGCCTGCACCATCGCGCTGGGCGGCATATTGGGGGTCATGTATTCGGTGCCACTGCGCCGCGCGCTCGTCACCGGATCGGATCTCCCCTATCCCGAGGGCGTCGCAGCCGCCGAAGTGCTGAAGGTCGGCGCGGGATCGCGCGAGGGGCTGGAGGAGAACAGGCGCGGGCTAGCCGCCATCGTCGCCAGCGCCGTGTCCGCAGCCGCCTTTTCCATCGTCGCCAAGACGAGGCTGATCGCCGAGGAAGCTGCAACCTTCTTCAAATTCGGCGCGGGCGCGACATCCGTATCTACCAGCTTCTCCATGGCGCTCATTGGCGTGGGCCATCTGGTCGGGCTGTCGGTGGGCGTTGCGATGTTCATCGGCCTGCTCATCAGTTGGGTCGGCCTCGTCCCCTACCTCACTGCCCCGTTGCCGGCAGGAGCCGACCTTGCAGAAATCGTCGGCACGACGTTCCGAATGAAGGCGCGTTTCATCGGCGCAGGCACCATCGGCATCGCCGCGATCTGGACCCTGCTCAAGATCCTCGGCCCCATCGTCAGCGGCATCCGCTCCGCGCTCGTCGCCAACGCCACGCGCAGGGCGGGGAACGCCGCCAGCCTCGACATTACGGAGCGAGACCTGCCCATCGGCATCGTCGGCGGCACCATCCTGCTGACGCTGGTGCCGATCGGCGTCCTCCTGTGGGTGTTCGCGCAGGGCGGCCCTATCGCCGCCAATCCCGTGCCGGTGATCGGCCTGACGCTGGCCTATGTGCTGGTCGCGGGCATCGTGATCGCATCGGTGTGCGGCTATATGGCGGGCCTCATCGGCGCGTCGAACAGCCCGATCTCGGGCGTCGGCATCCTTGCCGTGCTGGGCGCGTCGCTGATGCTCGCCGCGCTCTACGGATCGGGCGGCGACCCGACACAGACTCAGGCGCTGATCGCCTATGCGCTTTTCACCACCGCCATCGTGTTCGGCATCGCCACCATCTCCAACGACAATCTTCAGGATCTGAAGACCGGCCAGCTTGTCGGCGCGACGCCGTGGAAGCAGCAGATCGCGCTGGTGCTGGGCGTGATCTTCGGATCGCTGGTGATCCCGCCGGTGCTCGACCTGCTCAACAGCGCCTTTGGCTTTGCGGGCGCGAGCGGCGCGGGGGCGAACGCCCTGCCCGCGCCGCAGGCCGCGCTCATCTCCGCGCTCGCCAAGGGTGTGCTCGGCGGCGATCTCGACTGGGGTCTCATCGGTATCGGCGCGGGCATTGGTGTTGTGGTCATCGCCATCGACGAAATGCTGGGCCGCGCGGGCAAGCTGCGCCTGCCGCCGCTTGCCGTGGGCATGGGCATCTACCTGCCGATGGCGCTCACCCTGCTCATTCCGGTGGGGGCGCTGATCGGCCATCTCTACAATCGGTGGGCGCTGCGCCAGTCCAATCCCGAGTTCGCCGAGCGCATGGGCGTGCTGATGGCAACCGGCTTCATCGTGGGCGAAAGCCTGTTCGGCGTCGCCTTCGCCGGGATCGTCGCGGGGACGGACAGCGATACGCCGCTGGCGCTTGTGGGCGAAAATCACTGGGCCGTGCCGCTCGCGATCCTGATCTTCGGCGGGGTGATCGCTGCGCTCTATGCACGGTTGCGCCACTGGGCAGCCTCGCCCCTGTCCTAA
- a CDS encoding DUF3606 domain-containing protein has product MRKDQDRAAPGDHIGIEDEVHLSYWTGRLGVSREELEEAVDAVGDAPEAVAAYLGVALD; this is encoded by the coding sequence ATGCGTAAAGATCAGGACCGTGCCGCCCCCGGCGATCATATCGGGATAGAGGACGAGGTGCATCTGTCCTACTGGACCGGGCGGCTGGGCGTTTCGCGCGAGGAACTGGAGGAGGCGGTCGATGCCGTGGGCGATGCGCCCGAAGCGGTCGCCGCCTATCTCGGCGTCGCGCTCGACTGA
- a CDS encoding phytase yields the protein MKIIYSAAFAASALALAGCAASETEVPVAVRIANAAPAASVTARGETTPVGTPNADAADDPAIWRNAADPAQSLIVGTDKKAGLYVYGLDGKTRDFLDAGRVNNVDLKEGVTIDGTAGILVAASDRNDIARAKVALFRLDPATAKLTALGKVDGGSGEAYGICLGRDEAGLSAFIVLKDGTVNQVLVDASGATPSGRIVRTMKLGTQSEGCAVDDRTHILYVAEEDVGLWRFDARATGPTSPTKIAAADGRHLVMDAEGVAIAPIGEKDGYVVVSSQGDNAYVLYRLSDDSYVGRFRIVAGVIGGAEETDGIELMLGDFGPGYPGGIFIAQDGHNAAAAQNFKLVAWDDIVKALGLQ from the coding sequence ATGAAGATAATATATAGCGCCGCGTTTGCGGCCAGCGCTCTGGCGCTTGCTGGCTGCGCTGCCAGTGAAACCGAAGTGCCGGTAGCGGTGCGCATTGCCAACGCCGCTCCGGCAGCGTCAGTGACCGCGCGCGGCGAAACGACGCCGGTGGGCACGCCCAATGCCGATGCTGCCGACGATCCCGCGATCTGGCGCAACGCGGCCGACCCCGCGCAAAGCCTGATCGTGGGCACCGACAAGAAAGCGGGCCTCTATGTCTATGGACTTGACGGGAAGACCCGCGACTTTCTGGACGCGGGCCGGGTCAATAATGTCGACCTGAAGGAGGGCGTTACCATTGACGGCACGGCGGGTATCCTCGTCGCGGCATCCGACCGCAACGACATCGCCCGTGCAAAGGTCGCGCTTTTCAGGCTCGATCCCGCCACCGCGAAGCTGACCGCGCTCGGCAAAGTCGATGGGGGCAGCGGCGAAGCCTATGGCATCTGCCTTGGCCGGGACGAGGCGGGACTGTCCGCCTTCATCGTGCTCAAGGACGGCACCGTAAATCAGGTGCTGGTCGACGCATCCGGCGCAACTCCCAGCGGCCGGATCGTCCGCACGATGAAGCTGGGCACGCAGTCGGAAGGCTGCGCGGTCGATGACCGCACGCACATCCTCTATGTCGCGGAGGAGGATGTCGGCCTCTGGCGGTTCGATGCGCGCGCGACCGGACCGACCAGCCCGACAAAGATCGCGGCAGCGGACGGCAGGCACCTCGTCATGGACGCGGAAGGAGTCGCCATCGCGCCCATCGGCGAAAAGGACGGCTATGTCGTCGTGTCGAGCCAGGGCGACAACGCCTATGTCCTCTACCGCCTGTCCGATGACAGCTATGTCGGCCGTTTCCGCATCGTGGCTGGCGTCATTGGCGGGGCGGAGGAAACGGACGGCATTGAACTGATGCTGGGCGACTTCGGCCCCGGCTATCCCGGCGGCATCTTCATTGCGCAGGACGGCCACAACGCCGCGGCGGCGCAGAATTTCAAGCTGGTCGCCTGGGACGACATCGTGAAGGCGCTCGGCCTCCAGTGA
- a CDS encoding TonB-dependent receptor, with product MISTRQRPMRRALILCLLASAATPVAAFAQAPAEAEAEAIVVTGTRPIAESEAAALEIQKNSDSLVTVAASDSVGRLPDQNIAQAASRLPGISVERDQGQARYINLRGAPKTWTTLSFDGINVVSPEGRDARFDSIPSAIAGKIIVSKAVTPDMPGETVAGNVNVVTRSAFDYAGFHIAGKGGLGFAELGDRKEYEGNLVLSNRFDTGIGEIGVLLSGSYYERNMVTDNFENDYERVSRDARPGNATRFWVHETENKLYRLTRKNWSVSGRVDWKPDDRTTISARSIYTIFTDDEARDNYRFDLDDRENDLVANTAACGASTANTTSGYADICAGNTPQKGTIYGIDIRQRSTLRAYKQSVFTNTLEGSHELADGWKLSWTGNYTESKDDRSVVGEVSWESPSARNLRPTVAYDFTDPNFSRLTLFRTIQTGTGAATRYTAGDQVTAVDSFAKTPTGFTVLDAVDTTKAYTGRVVLARELDNATLKAGFQYDRRNKIADENQISLNAAQAATILPQDYAQFSLDQKFLGEIPMGYTFRYFDQDKMRAASAAARKAFSFTPNTGNNYNVREEVFAGYLVGTFRYDWGTVVGGVRVEHIKNEGRAIGTVGTASQLIVAKADQTLAFPSMHINYNLDDTKKLRLSFNSGAARADYDQLRPNVVINDTNETISGGNPAVRPERAYGVDAYFEWYVRPQGYLMVGAFYKKIEDVLYTARRIYNSPALNSNNIDRSGYQFSGIVNGGTGRLFGMEAAAQLQLEPWTQDLGLPDFLGGFGVSANVTLNDSKVDIDGRRMRLPGTSDFVYNIGGYYEKYGLSVRLQYQNRSKWLDTVGTLTDGGDTYWASDDELDFSARYAVTKNFEIYFDASNLLNNPGRRFSDPGSLLRASGVAAADTSNQTIEWERFGRRYTGGIRFNF from the coding sequence ATGATTTCGACGCGCCAGCGGCCGATGCGCCGCGCTCTCATTCTTTGCCTGCTCGCCTCCGCCGCGACGCCTGTCGCCGCGTTCGCGCAGGCGCCCGCCGAAGCGGAAGCCGAAGCAATCGTTGTCACCGGCACCCGCCCGATTGCGGAGTCGGAGGCCGCCGCACTCGAAATCCAGAAGAATTCGGACTCGCTGGTGACGGTCGCAGCATCGGATTCGGTCGGCCGCCTGCCGGACCAGAATATCGCGCAGGCCGCCAGCCGCCTGCCGGGCATCAGCGTCGAGCGCGATCAGGGTCAGGCTCGCTACATCAACCTGCGCGGCGCGCCCAAGACCTGGACCACCCTGTCCTTCGACGGCATCAACGTCGTCAGCCCCGAGGGGCGCGACGCCCGTTTCGATTCGATCCCGTCCGCCATCGCGGGCAAGATCATCGTGTCGAAGGCGGTGACGCCGGACATGCCGGGCGAAACCGTCGCGGGCAACGTCAATGTCGTGACCCGCTCGGCCTTCGACTATGCGGGCTTCCACATCGCGGGGAAGGGCGGCCTTGGCTTTGCCGAACTGGGCGACCGCAAGGAATATGAAGGCAATCTGGTCCTGTCGAACCGCTTCGACACGGGCATTGGCGAGATCGGCGTGCTGCTGTCGGGCAGCTATTACGAACGCAACATGGTCACCGACAATTTCGAGAACGACTATGAGCGCGTGTCGCGCGATGCGCGTCCCGGCAACGCCACCCGCTTCTGGGTGCACGAGACCGAGAACAAGCTCTATCGCCTGACCCGCAAGAACTGGTCGGTGTCGGGCCGCGTCGACTGGAAGCCCGACGACCGCACGACCATTTCCGCCCGTTCGATCTACACGATCTTCACCGACGACGAGGCGCGCGACAATTACCGCTTCGACCTCGACGACCGGGAAAATGATCTGGTCGCCAACACCGCCGCCTGCGGCGCGAGCACGGCCAACACCACATCGGGCTATGCCGACATCTGTGCGGGCAACACGCCGCAGAAGGGCACGATCTACGGCATCGACATCCGCCAGCGTTCGACCCTGCGCGCTTACAAACAGTCGGTGTTCACCAATACGCTGGAGGGCAGTCACGAACTGGCGGACGGCTGGAAACTGAGCTGGACGGGTAACTACACCGAATCGAAGGACGACCGTTCGGTCGTGGGCGAGGTAAGCTGGGAAAGCCCTTCGGCCCGGAACCTGCGGCCGACCGTCGCCTATGATTTCACCGATCCCAATTTTTCGCGCCTGACGCTGTTCCGCACGATCCAGACCGGCACGGGTGCGGCCACGCGCTACACGGCGGGCGATCAGGTGACGGCGGTGGACAGCTTTGCCAAGACGCCGACCGGCTTCACCGTGCTGGACGCTGTGGATACGACGAAGGCCTATACCGGCCGCGTCGTGCTGGCGCGCGAGCTGGACAATGCGACGCTGAAGGCCGGTTTCCAGTATGACCGCCGCAACAAGATTGCCGACGAAAACCAGATTTCCCTGAACGCCGCGCAGGCGGCCACGATCCTGCCGCAGGATTATGCCCAGTTCTCACTCGACCAGAAATTCCTCGGCGAAATTCCGATGGGCTACACCTTCCGCTATTTCGATCAGGACAAGATGCGTGCTGCGTCGGCCGCCGCGCGCAAGGCATTCTCCTTCACGCCAAACACCGGCAACAATTACAACGTCCGCGAGGAAGTGTTCGCGGGCTACCTGGTGGGCACCTTCCGTTACGACTGGGGCACCGTCGTCGGCGGCGTCCGGGTCGAGCATATCAAGAATGAGGGGCGCGCCATCGGAACCGTTGGCACCGCGTCGCAACTGATCGTCGCGAAAGCGGACCAGACGCTCGCTTTCCCCAGCATGCACATCAACTATAATCTGGACGATACCAAGAAGCTGCGCCTGTCCTTCAACAGCGGCGCGGCGCGGGCTGACTATGACCAGCTTCGTCCCAATGTCGTCATCAACGACACCAATGAGACCATCTCGGGCGGCAATCCTGCGGTCCGGCCAGAGCGCGCCTATGGCGTGGACGCCTATTTCGAATGGTATGTCCGTCCGCAGGGCTATCTGATGGTCGGCGCTTTCTACAAGAAGATCGAAGATGTGCTCTACACCGCGCGGCGCATCTACAACTCGCCTGCGCTCAACAGCAACAATATCGACCGCTCCGGCTACCAGTTCAGCGGCATCGTGAACGGCGGCACCGGCCGCCTCTTCGGCATGGAAGCCGCCGCGCAGCTTCAGCTCGAACCCTGGACGCAGGATCTGGGCCTTCCCGATTTCCTCGGCGGCTTCGGCGTGTCGGCCAATGTGACGCTGAACGACAGCAAGGTCGATATCGACGGACGCAGGATGCGCCTGCCGGGCACGTCCGACTTCGTCTATAATATCGGCGGCTATTATGAGAAATATGGCCTGTCGGTCCGCCTCCAGTATCAGAACCGCAGCAAGTGGCTCGATACGGTGGGCACCCTGACCGATGGTGGCGACACTTACTGGGCCTCGGACGACGAACTCGATTTTTCGGCGCGCTATGCGGTCACGAAGAATTTCGAGATTTATTTCGACGCCTCGAACCTGCTCAACAATCCGGGCCGCCGCTTCTCCGATCCGGGCAGCCTGCTGCGCGCCAGCGGTGTCGCCGCCGCCGATACGAGCAATCAGACGATCGAGTGGGAGCGGTTCGGCCGCCGCTATACGGGCGGTATCCGTTTCAACTTCTGA
- the hspQ gene encoding heat shock protein HspQ, whose amino-acid sequence MKDTAPLSAAAQIFGAGVIAPPIVHARFSIGDVLKHRMFGFRGVVFDIDPVFANSEEWYEAIPEAARPDKHQPFYHLLAENGESSYVAYVSQQNLVADDSDEPVEHPAITDMFGPYADGKYRLRRLHSH is encoded by the coding sequence ATGAAAGACACCGCTCCGCTTTCCGCCGCCGCCCAGATTTTCGGTGCTGGCGTGATTGCTCCTCCGATCGTTCATGCCCGTTTCAGCATCGGCGATGTCCTCAAACACCGGATGTTCGGCTTTCGCGGCGTGGTGTTCGACATAGACCCGGTCTTCGCCAACAGCGAGGAATGGTATGAAGCGATCCCCGAAGCCGCCCGGCCCGACAAGCATCAGCCTTTCTACCACCTGCTCGCCGAAAATGGCGAATCCAGCTATGTGGCCTATGTCAGCCAGCAGAATCTGGTGGCGGACGACAGCGACGAACCGGTCGAGCATCCGGCGATCACCGACATGTTCGGACCCTATGCCGATGGCAAATACCGGCTGCGGCGGCTGCATAGCCATTAA
- a CDS encoding site-specific integrase: MAKEKSHKLLHKAATQGGEEMVKPAGLISRGGSWGVRVRVPDRLRAHLGKREIWKSFGAVSYADACRLARIERVAIDRRFLEAEVELGRAPAAPLNDEELLHLARAFLHKMEVDAGPLPIMPADREAESDAVDEEAALVGQGVEDASVQRVAKSFAAWAGRKVDDGNPELLRLSEAVQQAWLEHLGRRSARLAGRTVATVDPIFAGVDGSQPLSAPLTVRAAITAYKNDPERSGVAAKTRAAWDFRFRAIEEILGPDRLIGSIRREDVRACRDALMKMPANAPKHFPGLPIAEATMLGEKQGLPKLSPKSVMLYVELLSSLFKWLEREEMVARNPAQGIKGPPQSSEKPKRPLTAEEINALLLATAPEDGVSTSWTYWMVRIALLNGMRLGEIAGLAVDDIEKVGDVWVFRVRPNAFRDLKTDASRRDIPIHPVLIACRLLNLIRDRQPGEMLLRDAPAVGGTSNAAQKRLARLVRGSIADRKASFHSLRHNFRDAMRAAGTPHDIAAKLGGWSNQGSEVMESYGAGHTPNVLSIWIQKVEYAEVIFSHNT, encoded by the coding sequence ATGGCCAAGGAAAAATCTCACAAATTGCTACACAAGGCTGCTACACAAGGCGGCGAGGAAATGGTTAAGCCAGCGGGTCTCATCTCGCGCGGCGGAAGCTGGGGCGTCAGGGTCCGTGTGCCCGATCGGCTACGCGCTCATCTCGGAAAAAGAGAGATTTGGAAGTCGTTCGGGGCTGTCAGTTACGCAGATGCCTGTCGGCTCGCGCGGATCGAGCGTGTGGCTATCGATAGGCGCTTTCTAGAAGCGGAGGTCGAGCTTGGACGTGCCCCAGCCGCACCGCTCAACGATGAGGAACTGTTGCACCTTGCCCGCGCATTTCTACACAAGATGGAAGTGGACGCCGGACCATTGCCGATCATGCCAGCCGATCGTGAGGCAGAAAGTGATGCGGTGGATGAGGAGGCTGCGTTGGTTGGTCAGGGCGTCGAAGATGCTTCCGTGCAACGCGTTGCAAAATCCTTCGCTGCCTGGGCTGGCCGAAAGGTCGATGACGGCAATCCGGAACTGCTGAGGCTCAGCGAGGCGGTCCAGCAGGCCTGGCTAGAGCATCTCGGGCGACGCTCTGCCCGGCTCGCGGGTAGGACGGTGGCGACGGTCGATCCCATATTCGCGGGCGTAGACGGCTCGCAGCCGCTATCGGCGCCGCTGACCGTCCGCGCGGCAATCACGGCCTACAAGAATGATCCAGAGCGATCAGGTGTAGCGGCGAAAACGCGAGCGGCTTGGGATTTCCGCTTTCGCGCTATCGAAGAAATTCTTGGCCCCGATCGCTTGATTGGGTCCATTCGGCGGGAGGATGTGCGAGCCTGCCGTGACGCGCTGATGAAGATGCCCGCCAATGCGCCGAAGCACTTCCCCGGCCTGCCGATTGCGGAAGCAACGATGCTGGGCGAGAAGCAAGGACTACCCAAGCTCTCGCCGAAGAGCGTCATGTTGTATGTCGAACTGTTGAGCAGCCTGTTCAAATGGCTAGAGCGCGAGGAAATGGTGGCGCGCAACCCCGCCCAGGGTATCAAGGGTCCGCCCCAGTCTAGCGAAAAGCCCAAGCGTCCGCTGACTGCGGAAGAAATCAACGCATTGCTGCTGGCGACGGCACCTGAGGACGGCGTCTCTACTTCGTGGACCTACTGGATGGTGCGAATTGCCCTGTTGAACGGGATGCGGCTTGGCGAAATCGCGGGGCTGGCGGTCGACGACATCGAGAAGGTAGGCGACGTTTGGGTCTTTAGAGTGCGCCCTAATGCGTTTCGAGACCTGAAAACAGATGCGTCGCGACGCGACATTCCAATACATCCTGTTCTCATTGCGTGCCGATTGCTGAATTTAATCCGAGACCGTCAGCCCGGAGAAATGCTCCTGCGCGATGCCCCTGCCGTGGGAGGTACATCGAATGCCGCTCAGAAGCGTTTGGCACGGCTAGTGAGAGGTTCGATCGCGGACCGGAAAGCAAGCTTCCACTCGCTTCGACACAACTTCCGGGATGCGATGCGTGCTGCGGGCACGCCGCATGACATCGCTGCGAAGCTGGGCGGTTGGTCCAACCAGGGAAGTGAAGTCATGGAAAGCTACGGTGCGGGTCATACGCCCAATGTACTTAGTATTTGGATTCAAAAAGTCGAATATGCCGAGGTAATTT
- a CDS encoding GDSL-type esterase/lipase family protein, which produces MPMANTGCGGCIAIKALWAGRAAGAAGWALMLAIPALALAQSPEKPNADPSFPFSREIDLFAKANVAGPVTRDAVLFLGSSSIRLWDVAHSFSDRGTVNRGFGGATTAHVLHYYKRLLPAAPPRAIIVYVGENDLAAGATPEAVTRDVLTLLKRLRADYPRVPLAYLSLKPSPIRWTLRPHMAAVNAGVAAQAAAIRFDYLDVGKALLAADGLPDASLFRPDGLHMNERGYARWTAQVDAWLDALTVPVRAIAANAR; this is translated from the coding sequence ATGCCGATGGCAAATACCGGCTGCGGCGGCTGCATAGCCATTAAGGCGCTCTGGGCCGGGCGCGCTGCCGGAGCGGCGGGCTGGGCGCTCATGCTCGCCATCCCGGCGCTCGCCCTCGCGCAGTCGCCGGAAAAGCCCAACGCCGATCCGAGCTTCCCCTTCTCCCGCGAGATCGACCTGTTCGCCAAGGCCAATGTGGCAGGACCGGTCACGCGCGATGCGGTCCTGTTCCTGGGCAGTTCGAGCATTCGCCTGTGGGATGTCGCCCATAGTTTCAGCGATCGCGGCACCGTCAATCGCGGCTTCGGCGGAGCGACGACGGCGCATGTGCTGCATTATTACAAGCGGCTGCTGCCCGCCGCCCCGCCCCGTGCCATCATCGTCTATGTCGGAGAGAATGATCTGGCGGCGGGCGCGACGCCCGAGGCGGTGACGCGGGACGTCCTGACATTGCTCAAACGGCTGCGGGCGGACTATCCGCGCGTCCCGCTCGCCTATCTCTCCCTGAAGCCCAGCCCGATCCGCTGGACGCTCCGCCCGCATATGGCGGCTGTCAATGCAGGTGTCGCGGCGCAGGCGGCGGCCATCAGATTCGACTATCTCGATGTGGGCAAGGCTCTGCTGGCTGCGGACGGTCTGCCCGATGCGTCGCTGTTCCGCCCGGACGGGCTGCACATGAACGAGCGGGGCTATGCCCGGTGGACGGCGCAGGTCGATGCATGGCTCGACGCGCTTACCGTGCCGGTCCGTGCGATAGCGGCCAACGCTCGCTGA